A stretch of the Perca flavescens isolate YP-PL-M2 chromosome 3, PFLA_1.0, whole genome shotgun sequence genome encodes the following:
- the vwa7 gene encoding von Willebrand factor A domain-containing protein 7, which yields MGFLPNFWSRVLTLSWNSHTHQYITERAIVNVTLETLRINQKHQGNHAEEQTKLGRGFWKSVGEVVKYNADMDFLSYTKSDPVYHFDSERVDSAMGMLRQIWAQTLLSVWAKEYQSARRSLGQLFHSLQDFYSHSNWVEMDQRFIYLHLLQPEEPAIPVAEEDTPTCMECFSITCRNNLLPRMTTRQKDTQLLTTGYFSTSPTKPQGKSEKTSATNSCSSAKKAKE from the exons ATGGGCTTCCTCCCCAACTTTTGGTCTCGAGTGTTAACGCTGTCCTggaactcacacacacaccagtacaTCACAGAGCGGGCTATTGTCAATGTCACCCTGGAGACTCTGAGGATCAACCAGAAACACCAGGGAAACCATGCAGAGGAACAG ACCAAACTTGGCCGTGGCTTCTGGAAATCTGTGGGAGAGGTGGTGAAGTACAATGCGGACATGGACTTCCTGAGCTACACCAAGTCCGACCCGGTGTACCACTTTGATTCAGAGCGTGTGGACAGCGCCATGGGGATGTTACGGCAGATCTGGGCTCAGACTCTGCTCTCGGTATGGGCCAAAGAGTACCAAAGTGCTCGTCGCAGCTTGGGCCAGCTATTTCACTCCCTGCAG GACTTCTACAGCCACAGTAACTGGGTTGAGATGGACCAGCGCTTCATTTACCTCCACCTGCTGCAGCCAGAGGAGCCAGCCATCCCTGTTGCTGAAG AAGACACTCCTACCTGTATGGAGTGCTTCAGCATCACCTGTCGAAACAACCTCCTGCCAAGAATGACAACCAGACAGAAAGACACCCAGCTGCTCACTACTGGCTACTTCAGCACTTCTCCTACAAAACCTCAAGGTAAGTCAGAGAAAACCTCAGCCACCAACAGCTGCAGTTCTgccaaaaaagcaaaggaaTAA